One Chryseobacterium indoltheticum DNA segment encodes these proteins:
- a CDS encoding sodium-translocating pyrophosphatase, protein MDLFVLVPIFGVIALIYTFLQSNWVSRQNAGNEKMKVISGHIADGAMAFLKAEYKIMMYFVIIVAILLAVMGMTNSNSHWAIGIAFVIGAILSALAGFIGMKIATKANVRTAEAAKTSLSKALKVSFTGGSVMGMGVAGLAVLGLGALYLIIKQIFAPGAAVDSHEMERTIEILTGFSLGAESIALFARVGGGIYTKAADVGADLVGKVEAGIPEDDPRNPATIADNVGDNVGDVAGMGADLFGSYVATVLATMVLGRETISNDSFGGFAPILLPMLIAGTGIIFSMIGTLFVKINDNEGASTSNVQNALNLGNWGSIIITAIASYFLVTYLLPEKMILRDHEFTKMGVFGAIIVGLVVGTLMSIITEFYTAMGKRPVLSIVRQSSTGHATNIIGGLSVGMESTLLPILVLAGGIYGSYLCAGLYGVAIAAAGMMATTAMQLAIDAFGPIADNAGGIAEMSELPKEVREKTDILDAVGNTTAASGKGFAIASAALTALALFAAFVGIAGIDGIDIYRADVLAGLFVGGMIPFIFSSLAITAVGQAAMAMVEEVRRQFREIPGILEGTAEPEYQKCVAISTDASIRKMMLPGAIAIVSPLLVGFIFGPEVLGGFLAGATVCGVLMGIFQNNAGGAWDNAKKSFEKGVDINGQTYYKGSEPHKASITGDTVGDPFKDTSGPSMNILIKLMSIVSLVIAPSLAVLHKDKIEADRKAKIEALTKASSITASPVVVNSVHNTVILAPKVVKGYLNEEGDFVYDTGKIQEVELEDGKKLTIGEGSQLLQMYNAIKSNDKAVLDPNNWYTLENFHFESGSSEIKKKAEAQLLNLVEIMNAYPNMRIKLGGFTDNTGNQETNVKLSNLRAQTTKLKLLELGIDGHRIETEGYGSMYPVCEANDTDECRAKNRRIDIRVLSL, encoded by the coding sequence ATGGACTTATTTGTTTTAGTACCCATTTTCGGTGTTATAGCCCTTATCTATACTTTTCTGCAAAGTAATTGGGTAAGCAGGCAAAATGCAGGAAATGAAAAAATGAAAGTAATCAGCGGACATATTGCTGATGGTGCAATGGCTTTTTTGAAGGCCGAGTACAAGATCATGATGTATTTTGTCATAATTGTTGCGATTTTATTAGCAGTCATGGGAATGACCAATTCCAATTCGCACTGGGCCATTGGAATCGCTTTTGTCATCGGAGCCATATTGTCTGCTTTAGCGGGTTTTATAGGAATGAAAATCGCTACAAAAGCCAACGTAAGAACTGCCGAAGCCGCAAAAACTTCTTTATCTAAAGCTCTTAAAGTATCTTTTACCGGGGGGTCTGTAATGGGAATGGGAGTTGCAGGATTAGCGGTTTTAGGTTTAGGAGCCCTCTACTTAATTATTAAGCAAATTTTTGCACCTGGTGCCGCCGTAGATTCACACGAAATGGAAAGAACTATAGAAATCCTTACAGGATTTTCTTTAGGTGCAGAATCTATTGCATTATTTGCCAGAGTGGGAGGTGGAATTTATACCAAAGCAGCAGATGTTGGAGCAGATTTAGTAGGAAAAGTGGAAGCGGGAATTCCGGAAGACGACCCTCGAAACCCAGCCACAATTGCCGATAATGTAGGAGATAACGTAGGAGATGTTGCAGGTATGGGAGCCGATTTATTTGGTTCTTATGTTGCGACAGTATTAGCAACAATGGTTCTGGGAAGAGAAACTATTTCTAATGATTCCTTTGGCGGTTTTGCTCCTATTTTATTACCGATGCTCATTGCCGGAACAGGAATTATTTTCTCAATGATCGGTACTTTATTCGTTAAAATTAACGATAACGAAGGAGCATCCACATCAAATGTACAAAACGCTTTAAACTTAGGAAACTGGGGAAGTATCATCATCACCGCAATAGCTTCATATTTTCTGGTTACTTATCTTTTACCTGAAAAAATGATTTTAAGAGACCATGAATTTACTAAAATGGGGGTTTTCGGAGCCATTATCGTTGGTTTGGTTGTCGGAACTTTAATGAGTATCATTACCGAATTCTATACTGCAATGGGAAAAAGACCTGTTTTAAGTATTGTGAGACAATCTTCTACCGGTCACGCAACCAATATCATAGGCGGACTTTCCGTGGGAATGGAATCTACACTTTTACCGATTCTCGTTTTGGCAGGAGGAATTTACGGTTCCTATTTATGCGCCGGATTATACGGTGTTGCTATCGCTGCAGCCGGAATGATGGCTACAACAGCAATGCAGTTGGCAATTGATGCTTTCGGACCCATTGCAGATAATGCAGGTGGAATTGCCGAAATGAGTGAGCTCCCTAAAGAAGTTCGGGAGAAAACAGACATTTTGGATGCTGTTGGAAACACAACCGCTGCAAGTGGAAAAGGTTTTGCAATCGCATCCGCAGCATTAACGGCATTAGCTTTATTTGCAGCATTTGTAGGAATTGCGGGCATTGACGGTATTGATATTTACCGAGCCGATGTTTTGGCAGGATTATTTGTTGGTGGAATGATTCCTTTTATATTTTCATCTTTGGCAATTACCGCAGTCGGGCAGGCTGCAATGGCGATGGTGGAAGAAGTGAGAAGACAGTTTAGAGAAATCCCTGGAATTCTTGAAGGAACCGCCGAGCCGGAATATCAGAAATGTGTCGCCATCTCTACAGATGCATCAATCCGAAAAATGATGCTTCCCGGTGCGATTGCGATTGTATCGCCTTTACTGGTTGGTTTTATTTTCGGGCCTGAAGTTTTAGGTGGTTTTCTGGCAGGAGCAACTGTTTGTGGAGTATTGATGGGAATTTTTCAGAATAATGCAGGTGGAGCCTGGGATAATGCCAAAAAATCTTTTGAAAAAGGAGTTGATATTAATGGTCAGACTTACTACAAAGGGTCAGAGCCTCACAAAGCTTCTATAACAGGAGATACGGTGGGTGATCCGTTTAAAGATACTTCGGGACCTTCGATGAATATTTTGATTAAATTAATGTCTATCGTTTCTTTAGTAATAGCGCCGAGTTTGGCCGTTTTACATAAAGATAAAATTGAAGCCGACAGAAAAGCAAAAATCGAAGCTTTGACTAAAGCTTCGTCAATAACTGCTTCTCCTGTTGTCGTAAATTCTGTACACAATACAGTTATTTTGGCACCGAAAGTTGTTAAAGGATATCTGAATGAAGAAGGAGATTTTGTTTATGATACCGGAAAAATTCAGGAAGTAGAACTTGAAGATGGGAAAAAATTGACCATCGGTGAAGGAAGTCAGTTGCTTCAGATGTATAATGCTATAAAAAGTAATGACAAGGCTGTTTTAGATCCTAATAATTGGTACACGCTAGAAAATTTTCACTTTGAAAGCGGTTCAAGTGAAATCAAGAAAAAAGCAGAAGCCCAATTATTAAATCTGGTTGAAATCATGAATGCGTATCCGAATATGAGAATAAAACTCGGCGGATTTACTGATAACACCGGAAATCAGGAAACAAATGTGAAGCTTTCAAATTTAAGAGCGCAGACCACAAAACTGAAATTGTTAGAATTGGGAATTGATGGACATCGCATCGAAACAGAAGGGTATGGCTCAATGTATCCAGTTTGTGAAGCCAATGACACCGACGAATGTCGCGCAAAAAACAGAAGAATTGATATAAGAGTTCTTTCTCTTTAA
- a CDS encoding aminotransferase class I/II-fold pyridoxal phosphate-dependent enzyme: MEKNYGFNDYKFFTEMSELSSRHKSYDLSLGLPDFEIDPRLRYFLKESADMISHSYESLAGNSLLIEKIIQFNLNRKNSLQLRYEEINIVPCSTFGLYTSLKSILNRGDEVIVIQPSYYTYAPSIVLNGGVPVYYDLENDFKIDWEKLQQCISEKTKAIIVNSPQNPTGKTWSKEDWDQLYDLIKHQEIYLISEEVYDIYHYDNAEHYSSFLHPELRKKTFCIFSFGKMFHATGWKVSYLLAAEELLQNFRDHQQYISYSSNSPCQYAIAKYLDVFDPSENQIIMENKRNIFNELIQFTPLAVEEISQGGFFQIVNFRNVNKTMTDVEFSKWLTVEKKVSCLPLSAFYNSKTDSDYIRFSFAKKDDVIINALEHLKKEL, encoded by the coding sequence ATGGAAAAAAATTACGGATTTAATGATTATAAATTTTTTACAGAAATGTCGGAACTTTCTTCCAGACATAAAAGTTATGATCTGTCATTAGGCCTTCCCGATTTTGAAATCGATCCGCGTCTTCGGTATTTTCTTAAAGAATCTGCTGACATGATCAGTCACAGTTATGAATCGCTGGCGGGCAATTCTTTGTTGATTGAAAAAATTATTCAATTTAATTTAAACAGAAAAAACAGTTTACAATTAAGATACGAAGAAATTAATATTGTTCCGTGCTCTACATTTGGGTTGTACACTTCCTTAAAGTCAATTTTAAATAGAGGCGATGAAGTTATTGTCATTCAGCCTTCTTATTATACTTACGCTCCTTCTATCGTTCTGAATGGCGGAGTTCCTGTTTACTACGATTTGGAAAACGATTTTAAAATTGACTGGGAAAAACTTCAGCAATGTATTTCTGAAAAGACAAAGGCGATCATTGTAAATTCCCCTCAAAATCCTACCGGAAAAACATGGAGTAAAGAAGATTGGGATCAATTGTATGACCTTATAAAACATCAGGAAATCTACCTTATTTCTGAAGAAGTATACGATATTTACCATTATGATAATGCCGAACATTACAGTTCGTTCTTGCATCCTGAATTAAGGAAAAAAACATTCTGTATTTTCTCTTTTGGCAAAATGTTTCACGCAACAGGCTGGAAGGTAAGCTATCTTTTGGCAGCTGAAGAATTGTTACAAAATTTCAGAGATCATCAGCAATACATTTCGTACAGCTCCAATTCCCCTTGCCAATATGCAATCGCTAAATATCTTGATGTCTTTGACCCTTCCGAAAATCAAATAATCATGGAGAATAAACGCAATATTTTTAATGAATTGATACAGTTTACGCCTTTGGCAGTTGAAGAAATATCTCAAGGTGGATTTTTTCAGATTGTAAATTTTAGAAATGTTAATAAAACGATGACAGATGTTGAGTTTTCGAAATGGCTTACTGTAGAAAAAAAAGTTTCCTGCTTACCGCTTTCGGCATTTTATAATTCTAAAACAGATTCAGATTATATCAGATTTAGTTTTGCTAAAAAAGATGATGTGATTATTAATGCTTTGGAGCATTTGAAGAAAGAATTGTAA
- a CDS encoding M28 family metallopeptidase, with amino-acid sequence MKQLLLPIFSAIILTSCGTANTPINNQNQNTSSSNFSNEKAFGKAYQQIKLKDLKKNLYVIASDEMEGRDTGSPGQKKAGEYIIQFYKDLGISFPKNLASYYQKVPSSYMNKIGGRDLPDSENILAFIEGSEKPEEIIVVSAHYDHVGTKNGVVYNGADDDGSGTVAVMQIAKAFQKAKKSGNGPKRSILFLHVTGEEHGLFGSSYYSDNPVFPLENTVADLNIDMIGRDDAENRGKNYVYVIGSEMLSSELKLINEAANKKTNNLELNYKYDDPKDPDRLYYRSDHYNFAKHGIPVAFFFDGIHEDYHKPTDDVEKIDFSLLQKRTQLVFATAWELANREARIVVDKK; translated from the coding sequence ATGAAGCAATTACTTCTTCCTATATTTTCTGCAATTATTCTTACGAGTTGCGGAACAGCAAATACACCGATCAATAATCAGAATCAAAATACGAGCTCAAGTAATTTTAGCAATGAAAAAGCTTTTGGTAAAGCATATCAGCAAATTAAGCTAAAAGACTTAAAGAAAAATCTATACGTAATTGCTTCCGATGAAATGGAAGGAAGAGATACGGGAAGTCCCGGTCAGAAGAAGGCAGGAGAGTATATCATTCAATTCTATAAAGATTTAGGAATCTCATTTCCGAAAAATTTAGCATCATATTATCAAAAAGTTCCGTCTTCTTATATGAATAAAATTGGCGGGAGAGATTTACCGGATTCAGAAAATATACTTGCATTTATTGAAGGGAGCGAAAAACCCGAAGAAATCATTGTTGTTTCGGCACACTATGACCATGTAGGCACGAAAAACGGAGTAGTCTATAACGGCGCAGATGATGATGGAAGTGGGACAGTTGCCGTAATGCAGATTGCCAAAGCCTTTCAAAAAGCAAAAAAATCTGGTAATGGCCCAAAAAGATCAATCCTTTTTTTACATGTAACAGGTGAAGAACATGGTCTTTTCGGTTCGTCTTACTATTCAGATAATCCAGTTTTTCCTTTAGAAAATACGGTTGCAGATTTAAATATTGACATGATCGGAAGAGATGATGCAGAAAACCGAGGTAAAAATTATGTGTATGTGATTGGTTCTGAAATGTTGAGTTCAGAGCTGAAATTAATTAATGAAGCTGCAAACAAAAAGACCAATAATCTGGAACTGAATTATAAATATGATGATCCGAAAGATCCGGACAGATTATATTACCGTTCTGATCATTATAATTTTGCAAAACACGGTATTCCGGTGGCTTTTTTCTTTGATGGAATTCATGAAGACTATCACAAACCGACCGATGATGTTGAGAAAATCGATTTTTCTTTGTTGCAAAAAAGAACACAGCTGGTTTTTGCCACAGCATGGGAATTAGCTAATCGTGAAGCGAGAATTGTTGTAGACAAAAAGTAA
- a CDS encoding VOC family protein, whose amino-acid sequence MNQKIKSIRPFIGAKDFAVSRAFYRDLGFEEVEIDPKFSVFKKGDFAFYLQDYYSKEWIENTMIFLEIEKVDLYWEELVSLNLKEKYDSIRLVPTKTEVWGKECFLLDPAGVLWHFGEFFTT is encoded by the coding sequence ATGAATCAAAAAATAAAATCAATAAGACCCTTTATTGGCGCAAAAGATTTTGCCGTAAGCAGAGCATTTTACAGAGATTTAGGATTTGAAGAAGTGGAAATTGATCCCAAATTTTCGGTTTTTAAAAAAGGAGATTTTGCTTTTTATCTGCAAGATTATTATTCTAAAGAATGGATTGAAAACACAATGATCTTCCTCGAAATAGAAAAGGTAGACCTGTATTGGGAAGAGCTTGTGTCTTTAAATTTAAAAGAAAAGTATGATTCAATCCGATTAGTTCCTACGAAAACAGAAGTTTGGGGAAAAGAATGTTTTCTTCTTGACCCGGCTGGAGTTTTATGGCATTTCGGAGAATTTTTTACAACCTAA
- a CDS encoding endonuclease V: protein MIYAFDTFYYPDYAKTVCIAFEQWDSETESFIYSENTEISSDYESGAFYKRELPCILSLIKKIGLKDGDLIIVDGYVTLDNNGKIGLGGYLYESLDKKCPVIGIAKNKFASEDNMRKTIFRGESKTPLFLTAKGIDADKTKIKIENMHGAYRIPTLLKKLDQLTREKVKLNTIS from the coding sequence ATGATTTACGCATTCGACACTTTTTATTATCCAGACTATGCAAAAACAGTCTGCATTGCCTTTGAACAATGGGATTCTGAAACTGAAAGTTTTATCTATTCAGAAAATACCGAAATCAGTTCCGATTACGAAAGCGGAGCTTTTTACAAAAGAGAATTACCCTGTATTTTAAGTTTGATAAAGAAAATTGGTTTAAAAGATGGTGATCTCATCATCGTTGATGGCTATGTAACATTAGATAACAATGGAAAAATAGGGTTGGGCGGCTATCTTTATGAATCTCTAGATAAGAAATGTCCAGTCATTGGTATTGCCAAAAATAAATTTGCAAGCGAAGATAATATGAGAAAAACTATTTTTCGCGGAGAAAGCAAAACACCTTTATTTCTTACTGCCAAAGGAATTGATGCAGATAAAACCAAAATTAAGATTGAAAATATGCACGGAGCTTATAGAATACCAACATTATTGAAAAAGCTTGATCAGCTAACAAGAGAGAAGGTTAAACTAAATACAATAAGCTGA